One window of the Thermasporomyces composti genome contains the following:
- the rpoZ gene encoding DNA-directed RNA polymerase subunit omega — MPANSQPASPTQPVAEGITYPPIDDLLQKTDSKYKLVLFAAKRARQINAYYAQLGEGLLEYVGPLVDTHVQEKPLSIALREIDAGLLTCEDAEEGDQRPAAS, encoded by the coding sequence GTGCCGGCCAACTCTCAGCCAGCTAGTCCCACCCAACCGGTGGCGGAGGGCATCACCTACCCGCCCATCGACGACCTGCTCCAGAAGACCGACTCCAAGTACAAGCTGGTCCTGTTCGCGGCGAAGCGTGCCCGCCAGATCAACGCGTACTACGCCCAGCTCGGCGAGGGTCTGCTGGAGTACGTCGGACCGCTCGTCGACACCCACGTCCAGGAGAAGCCGCTCTCGATCGCGCTGCGCGAGATCGACGCGGGTCTGCTGACGTGCGAGGACGCCGAGGAGGGCGACCAGCGGCCGGCGGCGTCCTGA
- the carB gene encoding carbamoyl-phosphate synthase large subunit: protein MPRRTDISSVLVIGSGPIVIGQACEFDYSGTQACRVLREEGLRVVLVNSNPATIMTDPEFADATYVEPITPEHVEKVIAAERPDALLATLGGQTALNTAVALHESGVLAKYGVELIGASVEAIQRGENRESFKRVVEEVGAEVARSRICHSLDECLAAAEELAYPVVVRPSFTLGGTGSGLAHDPDDLRRIAGAGLQASPTSEVLLEESVLGWKEYELEVMRDGADNVVIVCSIENVDPMGVHTGDSITVAPAMTLTDREYQRMRDIAIGIIRAVGVDTGGCNIQFAVNPRDGRMIVIEMNPRVSRSSALASKATGFPIAKIAAKLALGYTLDEIPNDITLETPASFEPTLDYVVVKVPRFAFEKFPQADPTLTTHMKSVGEAMAIGRNFTEALQKALRSLEKSSSPLSWSGEPRPKDELLAAIRTPHDGRLGTIVEAIRAGATLEELAEASQIDPWFLDQLFLLHEVAMQVAYAPDLDADLLRLAKRHGFSDRQISELRELGAPPGQLGRSMREDVVRGLRWALGIRPVFKTVDTCAAEFAARTPYHYSTYDEETEVAPREKPAVIILGAGPNRIGQGIEFDYSCVHAAMALREAGYETVMVNCNPETVSTDYDTSDRLYFEPLTLEDVLEIVYAEQQAGPVAGVVCQLGGQTPLGLAQGLADAGVPIVGTSPSAIHLAEDRGAFGRVLEEAGLPAPKHGTATSFAEAKRIADEIGYPVLVRPSYVLGGRGMEIVYDDAALESYITRATEISPEHPVLVDRFLDDAVEIDVDALYDGEELFLGGVMEHIEEAGIHSGDSACVLPPITLAKDQIERIRRSTEAIARGVGVRGLLNVQYALAGDVLYVLEANPRASRTVPFVSKATATPLAKAAARVMLGATIAQLREEGLLPEGDGGALPASAPIAVKEAVMPFNRFRTGDGRIVDTLLGPEMRSTGEVMGIDAGFGVAFAKSQAGAYGGSLPTKGRVFVSVANRDKRHMIFPVKRLADLGFEIVATEGTAAVLQRNGVVATVVRKASQGPGPNGEPTIVQRILAGEVDLIVNTPHGTTSGGSPRVDGYEIRTAAIMANIPCITTVQGLAAAVQGIEALRSGEVSVRSLQDWARQLRADRGQRERTDRGRARDDRQDKERSA, encoded by the coding sequence ATGCCCAGGCGTACCGACATCTCTTCGGTCCTGGTCATCGGCTCCGGTCCGATCGTCATCGGTCAGGCCTGCGAGTTCGACTACTCCGGCACCCAGGCCTGCCGGGTGCTGCGGGAGGAAGGGCTGCGCGTCGTCCTGGTGAACTCCAACCCGGCGACGATCATGACCGACCCGGAGTTCGCCGACGCGACCTACGTCGAGCCGATCACGCCCGAGCACGTCGAGAAGGTCATCGCCGCCGAGCGGCCCGACGCGCTGCTGGCCACGCTCGGCGGCCAGACCGCGCTCAACACCGCGGTCGCGCTGCACGAGTCCGGTGTCCTCGCCAAGTACGGCGTCGAGCTCATCGGCGCCTCGGTCGAGGCGATCCAGCGTGGGGAGAACCGAGAGTCGTTCAAGCGCGTCGTCGAGGAGGTCGGCGCGGAGGTGGCGCGCAGCCGCATCTGCCACTCCCTCGACGAGTGTCTCGCGGCTGCCGAGGAGCTGGCCTACCCCGTGGTGGTACGGCCGTCGTTCACGCTGGGTGGTACCGGCTCGGGCTTGGCGCACGACCCCGACGACCTCCGTCGGATCGCCGGAGCGGGCCTCCAGGCCAGCCCGACCAGCGAAGTGCTCCTGGAGGAGTCCGTCCTGGGCTGGAAGGAGTACGAGCTCGAGGTCATGCGGGACGGCGCCGACAACGTCGTCATCGTCTGCTCCATCGAGAACGTCGACCCGATGGGCGTCCACACCGGCGACTCGATCACGGTCGCACCCGCGATGACCCTGACCGACCGCGAGTACCAGCGGATGCGCGACATCGCCATCGGCATCATCCGCGCGGTCGGCGTGGACACCGGCGGGTGCAACATCCAGTTCGCGGTCAACCCGCGCGACGGCCGAATGATCGTGATCGAGATGAACCCCAGGGTCTCCCGCTCCAGCGCCCTGGCCTCGAAGGCCACGGGGTTCCCGATCGCGAAAATCGCCGCCAAGCTCGCCCTCGGCTACACCCTCGACGAGATTCCCAACGACATCACGCTCGAGACGCCGGCGTCCTTCGAGCCGACCCTCGACTACGTGGTGGTCAAGGTTCCTCGGTTCGCGTTCGAGAAGTTCCCGCAGGCGGACCCGACGCTCACCACGCACATGAAGAGCGTCGGGGAAGCGATGGCGATCGGCCGCAACTTCACCGAGGCGCTGCAGAAGGCGCTTCGCTCGCTGGAGAAGAGCTCGAGCCCGCTCTCTTGGTCTGGCGAGCCGCGCCCCAAGGACGAGCTGCTCGCCGCCATCCGGACCCCACACGACGGCCGGCTCGGCACGATCGTGGAGGCCATTCGCGCGGGCGCCACGCTGGAGGAGCTGGCCGAGGCGAGCCAGATCGACCCGTGGTTCCTGGACCAGCTCTTCCTCTTGCACGAGGTGGCGATGCAGGTGGCGTACGCGCCGGACCTCGACGCCGACCTGCTCCGGCTGGCCAAGCGCCACGGCTTCTCCGACCGACAGATCAGCGAGCTGCGCGAGTTGGGCGCACCACCCGGTCAGCTCGGCCGGAGCATGCGCGAGGACGTCGTTCGCGGCCTGCGGTGGGCGTTGGGGATTCGGCCGGTGTTCAAGACCGTCGACACCTGCGCGGCCGAGTTCGCCGCTCGCACGCCGTACCACTACTCGACCTACGACGAGGAGACCGAGGTCGCACCGCGTGAGAAGCCCGCGGTCATCATCCTCGGCGCCGGTCCCAACCGGATCGGCCAGGGCATCGAGTTCGACTACTCGTGCGTGCACGCCGCCATGGCGCTGCGCGAGGCCGGTTACGAGACCGTCATGGTCAACTGCAACCCCGAGACAGTCTCCACCGACTACGACACCAGTGACCGGCTGTACTTCGAGCCGCTCACGCTCGAGGACGTGTTGGAGATCGTCTACGCCGAGCAGCAAGCCGGCCCGGTCGCCGGCGTGGTCTGCCAGCTCGGCGGCCAGACGCCCCTCGGTCTCGCGCAGGGCCTCGCGGACGCTGGTGTCCCCATCGTGGGCACCAGCCCGTCGGCCATCCACCTCGCCGAGGATCGCGGCGCGTTCGGCCGGGTCCTGGAGGAGGCGGGTCTCCCAGCGCCCAAGCACGGCACGGCGACCTCGTTCGCCGAGGCCAAGCGGATCGCTGACGAGATCGGCTATCCGGTGCTCGTCCGGCCGTCGTACGTGCTCGGCGGTCGCGGTATGGAGATCGTCTACGACGACGCCGCACTGGAGTCCTACATCACCCGAGCCACCGAGATCTCCCCGGAGCATCCGGTGCTCGTCGACCGGTTCCTCGACGACGCGGTCGAGATCGACGTCGACGCCCTGTACGACGGCGAGGAGCTTTTCCTCGGCGGTGTCATGGAGCACATCGAGGAGGCCGGTATCCACTCCGGTGACTCCGCCTGCGTCCTGCCGCCGATCACCCTCGCCAAGGACCAGATCGAGCGGATCCGCCGCTCCACCGAGGCGATCGCCCGGGGCGTGGGCGTCCGTGGCTTGCTCAACGTGCAGTACGCCCTCGCTGGTGACGTGCTCTACGTCCTCGAAGCCAACCCGCGGGCCTCCCGGACGGTGCCGTTCGTCTCGAAGGCGACCGCGACACCGTTGGCGAAGGCAGCCGCCCGGGTGATGCTGGGCGCGACCATCGCCCAGCTGCGCGAAGAAGGGCTGCTGCCCGAGGGGGACGGCGGGGCTCTGCCGGCGAGCGCGCCGATCGCGGTCAAGGAGGCGGTCATGCCGTTCAACCGCTTCCGCACCGGCGACGGTCGTATCGTCGACACCCTGCTGGGCCCGGAGATGCGCTCCACGGGTGAGGTCATGGGGATCGACGCCGGCTTCGGCGTGGCCTTCGCCAAGTCGCAGGCGGGCGCGTACGGCGGTTCCCTGCCCACCAAGGGGCGGGTCTTCGTGTCGGTCGCCAACCGCGACAAGCGGCACATGATCTTCCCGGTGAAGCGGCTCGCCGACCTCGGGTTCGAGATCGTGGCGACCGAAGGGACGGCGGCGGTGCTGCAGCGGAACGGTGTGGTGGCGACGGTCGTCCGCAAAGCCAGCCAGGGTCCGGGTCCCAACGGGGAGCCGACCATCGTCCAGCGCATCTTGGCCGGTGAGGTCGACCTCATCGTCAACACGCCGCACGGCACCACCTCCGGTGGCAGTCCGCGCGTCGACGGGTACGAGATCCGCACGGCGGCGATCATGGCCAACATCCCGTGCATCACGACCGTCCAGGGACTGGCCGCCGCCGTCCAAGGCATCGAAGCGCTGCGCTCCGGCGAGGTCAGTGTCCGGTCGCTGCAGGACTGGGCGCGGCAGTTGCGCGCCGACCGTGGCCAGCGGGAACGGACGGACCGCGGGCGAGCGCGCGACGACCGACAGGACAAGGAGCGCTCCGCGTGA
- a CDS encoding Rrf2 family transcriptional regulator, giving the protein MSANSRLTVATHALTWMALVCPQRADGIVTSEQIARSVNTNPVVVRRLLSRLKAAGLIESRRGQGAGWTLSRPPESITLRDVYHAVEDEPVFALHPSTPNQECPVGRGIPPVLRAAYERAEHAMTAALAEVTIAQVLRETVRRRHPSR; this is encoded by the coding sequence ATGAGCGCGAACAGCCGACTGACGGTGGCGACCCATGCCCTGACATGGATGGCGCTGGTATGCCCGCAACGCGCCGACGGCATCGTGACGTCGGAGCAGATCGCCCGAAGCGTCAACACCAACCCCGTGGTGGTACGCCGCCTCCTGTCCCGACTCAAGGCAGCGGGCCTGATCGAGTCGCGGCGGGGACAAGGCGCGGGCTGGACGCTCAGCCGCCCTCCCGAGTCGATCACGCTGCGCGACGTGTACCACGCGGTCGAAGATGAGCCGGTGTTCGCCCTCCACCCGTCGACCCCGAATCAGGAATGCCCCGTTGGCCGCGGTATCCCGCCCGTCCTGCGCGCGGCCTATGAGCGCGCCGAGCACGCGATGACCGCCGCGCTGGCCGAGGTCACCATCGCGCAGGTGCTGCGAGAGACGGTGCGCCGCCGCCATCCCTCCCGCTGA
- the cysQ gene encoding 3'(2'),5'-bisphosphate nucleotidase CysQ, with protein sequence MPTISATLVDRVRELAERAGTAILEVYGRDDPGARRKADHTPVTEADLRAEAVILRGLVDITPDIPVVAEESVAAGRVPTLTGRPFWLVDPLDGTKEFLSRNGEFTVNIALVEDGTPVLGVVHAPVLGLTYVGAPGGALRYADGEVAPLAVVPAPSAGFRALVSRSHLDQRTQEWLAGISVSSFVAAGSSLKFCRIAEGAADVYPRFGRTMEWDTAAGHAVLVAAGGAVRQATGEPLSYGKPDFANPPFVAYGQTPPPEAP encoded by the coding sequence ATGCCGACGATCAGCGCGACCTTGGTCGACCGGGTCCGTGAGCTCGCGGAGCGAGCGGGAACGGCGATCCTGGAGGTCTACGGTCGCGACGACCCCGGCGCTCGGCGGAAGGCTGACCACACGCCGGTCACCGAGGCCGACCTGCGGGCCGAGGCGGTGATCCTGCGCGGGCTCGTCGACATCACCCCTGACATCCCGGTGGTGGCGGAGGAGAGCGTCGCGGCGGGTCGCGTGCCGACGCTCACCGGCCGGCCGTTCTGGCTGGTCGATCCGCTGGACGGGACGAAGGAGTTCCTGTCCCGCAATGGTGAGTTCACCGTCAACATCGCCCTCGTCGAGGACGGCACCCCCGTCCTCGGTGTCGTCCACGCTCCCGTCCTCGGGCTCACGTACGTGGGTGCGCCAGGTGGCGCTCTCCGCTATGCGGACGGCGAGGTCGCGCCCCTGGCGGTGGTGCCGGCACCGTCCGCTGGCTTCCGAGCGCTGGTGAGCCGCAGCCATCTCGACCAGCGCACGCAGGAATGGCTTGCCGGCATCTCCGTGTCGTCATTCGTCGCGGCCGGCAGCTCGCTGAAGTTCTGCCGAATCGCGGAAGGTGCCGCCGACGTCTACCCGCGGTTCGGGCGAACGATGGAGTGGGACACGGCCGCTGGGCACGCCGTCCTCGTGGCGGCGGGCGGCGCGGTCCGGCAGGCGACGGGCGAGCCGCTCTCGTACGGCAAGCCGGACTTCGCCAATCCGCCGTTCGTGGCGTACGGGCAGACGCCTCCGCCTGAGGCCCCGTGA
- the pyrF gene encoding orotidine-5'-phosphate decarboxylase, translated as MITPPPVSFGVRFRAAVDARGPLCAGIDPHRSLLTAWGLSDDVAGLRRFALTATEVLAPIVPVVKPQSAFFERFGSRGVAVLEEVVTTAREAGALVLLDVKRGDIGSTVQAYADAYLDPASPLCADAVTASPYLGFGSLRPMLDVAATFGRGVFVLALTSNPEGAQVQRARTADGRTVAGAILDEIAAVNAGASPCGSVGAVVGATVGETGEDFTRVNGPLLAPGLGAQGAGPKDLRRVFGAALHNVLPATSRALLAAGPSRQALRDAAEQLRDAFGAAVGTADAGL; from the coding sequence GTGATCACACCACCGCCGGTGTCGTTCGGGGTACGCTTCCGCGCCGCTGTGGACGCCCGAGGGCCGCTGTGCGCGGGCATCGACCCTCATCGCTCACTGCTCACCGCCTGGGGGCTGAGCGATGACGTGGCGGGACTGCGGCGCTTCGCGCTGACCGCGACGGAGGTCCTGGCGCCCATCGTGCCGGTGGTCAAGCCCCAGTCGGCGTTCTTCGAGCGTTTCGGCAGCAGGGGAGTGGCCGTCCTGGAGGAGGTGGTCACGACCGCCCGCGAGGCCGGTGCCCTGGTCCTCCTCGACGTCAAGCGCGGAGACATCGGCTCTACCGTCCAGGCGTACGCCGACGCCTATCTGGATCCGGCGTCGCCGTTGTGCGCCGACGCGGTGACCGCGAGCCCGTACCTGGGTTTCGGCTCCTTGCGCCCCATGCTGGACGTGGCGGCGACGTTCGGCCGCGGCGTCTTCGTGTTGGCGCTGACCTCGAACCCGGAGGGGGCGCAGGTCCAGCGAGCGCGAACAGCCGACGGTCGCACCGTGGCCGGGGCGATCCTCGACGAGATCGCCGCCGTCAACGCCGGTGCCTCCCCCTGCGGCTCCGTAGGGGCGGTGGTGGGCGCCACGGTCGGCGAGACAGGGGAGGACTTCACGCGAGTGAACGGTCCGCTCCTCGCACCGGGACTCGGTGCGCAAGGCGCTGGCCCGAAGGACCTCCGCCGCGTGTTCGGCGCGGCGCTCCACAACGTGCTTCCCGCGACGTCGCGCGCGTTGCTCGCGGCCGGGCCCTCGCGTCAGGCGTTGCGTGACGCGGCGGAACAACTCCGCGACGCTTTCGGCGCCGCTGTGGGGACGGCGGATGCGGGGCTCTGA
- the gmk gene encoding guanylate kinase, with product MSDGLTRRSASRPLASLTVLSGPSGVGKSTVIQELRAHHSDLWVSVSATTRKPRPGEVHGVHYYFVDDAEFDEMVERGDLLEWAVFAGNKYGTPRAPVEARRAAGVPVLLEIDLQGARQIRRNSPDARLVFLAPPSWDELVRRLVGRGTEAPEVIERRLAAAREELAAEEEFDVTLVNTDVKTVCQQLVALTRSS from the coding sequence GTGTCCGACGGCCTGACGCGCCGCAGCGCCTCACGGCCGCTGGCCAGTCTGACCGTCCTGTCCGGGCCGTCGGGAGTGGGCAAGAGCACGGTCATTCAGGAGCTCCGCGCCCACCATTCGGACCTGTGGGTCTCGGTGTCGGCCACGACCCGGAAGCCGCGGCCCGGCGAGGTCCACGGCGTCCACTACTACTTCGTCGACGACGCCGAATTCGACGAGATGGTCGAACGCGGCGACCTGCTCGAATGGGCGGTCTTCGCCGGCAACAAGTACGGCACCCCCCGCGCGCCGGTCGAAGCCCGGCGCGCGGCGGGCGTGCCGGTCCTCCTGGAGATCGACCTGCAGGGTGCGCGGCAGATTCGGCGGAACTCCCCGGACGCGCGACTGGTGTTCCTGGCTCCTCCGAGTTGGGACGAGCTGGTCCGCCGACTCGTGGGGCGGGGCACCGAGGCACCGGAGGTGATCGAGCGACGGCTGGCGGCGGCTCGCGAGGAGCTCGCCGCGGAAGAGGAGTTCGACGTCACGCTCGTGAACACCGATGTCAAGACCGTGTGCCAGCAGTTGGTAGCCTTGACACGTTCATCCTGA
- the mihF gene encoding integration host factor, actinobacterial type has product MPLPPLTPEARQAALEKAAQARRERAEVKNRLKNAGASLSEVVAEGRNSNEVIGKMRVIDLLCAMPGVGKVRARQIMDRIGISETRRVRGLGDNQVAALKREFGEA; this is encoded by the coding sequence GTGCCGCTACCTCCCCTGACCCCCGAAGCTCGCCAGGCAGCACTGGAGAAGGCCGCACAGGCCCGTCGCGAGCGCGCCGAGGTGAAGAACCGTCTCAAGAACGCCGGCGCCTCGCTGAGCGAGGTCGTCGCTGAGGGACGCAACTCCAACGAAGTGATCGGCAAGATGCGGGTGATCGACCTGCTGTGCGCCATGCCCGGCGTCGGCAAGGTCCGGGCCCGCCAGATCATGGACCGGATCGGCATCTCCGAGACGCGCCGCGTGCGTGGACTCGGCGACAACCAAGTGGCGGCGTTGAAGCGTGAGTTCGGCGAAGCCTGA
- a CDS encoding MFS transporter, producing MYRSLLVLALGTFAVGTDSFVVAGVLPEAAAALGVPIGTAGWLITAYAFAYAVGAPVMATVTAGWPTRTVFATGFAAFVIGNMATAAAQDVGLAVTARALAGLGGAIVTPTAVATAAALATDATRGRALATVMGGLSAATALGAPLGTFVGALTGDWRATMGFVSLLGIAAGVGIVVLLPATPRPPAVPLVTRLAPVADGRVGLTLATTLFVYTGLYTVYSFISQSLDRATGGSGAVLAGLLVVWGVASTAGTLVSGGLVDRYGNRRVINTAIAVAAVNFFLLPWTSATLPGAMAALVVWGLTGWGLLAPQTHRLVTVRPSAAPLLSGLASATVYVAVSASGVTGQLGLALVGPYRLGVVGAVLIVLGLVTAEAAHRLISRRTIPRPAPTVDPTLLPADDTTRGER from the coding sequence ATGTATCGATCACTGCTCGTTCTCGCGCTCGGCACGTTCGCCGTCGGAACCGACAGCTTCGTGGTCGCTGGGGTCCTCCCCGAGGCGGCCGCGGCATTGGGCGTGCCCATCGGAACAGCGGGATGGCTGATCACCGCCTACGCCTTCGCCTACGCGGTCGGGGCACCGGTGATGGCCACCGTGACCGCCGGCTGGCCGACGCGCACGGTCTTCGCGACAGGGTTCGCCGCCTTTGTCATCGGCAACATGGCGACCGCGGCCGCGCAGGATGTCGGCCTCGCGGTGACTGCGCGCGCCCTCGCCGGCCTCGGTGGCGCGATCGTCACGCCCACGGCCGTCGCGACCGCGGCCGCGCTCGCCACCGACGCGACACGCGGCCGGGCTCTCGCGACAGTGATGGGCGGCTTGTCCGCCGCGACCGCGCTCGGCGCGCCCCTCGGCACCTTCGTCGGCGCGCTCACAGGAGACTGGCGCGCGACGATGGGGTTCGTCTCCCTCCTGGGTATCGCCGCGGGCGTCGGCATCGTCGTCCTTCTCCCCGCCACGCCGAGACCACCCGCCGTTCCGCTCGTGACTCGGCTCGCCCCGGTCGCCGACGGGCGGGTCGGCCTCACCTTGGCGACGACGCTCTTCGTCTACACAGGCCTGTACACGGTCTACTCCTTCATCAGCCAGAGCCTCGACAGGGCGACCGGCGGCAGCGGTGCGGTGCTCGCCGGGCTCCTCGTCGTCTGGGGCGTCGCCTCGACCGCGGGAACCCTCGTCTCAGGCGGCCTGGTCGACCGCTACGGCAACCGGCGGGTGATCAACACAGCGATCGCCGTGGCGGCCGTGAACTTCTTCCTCCTGCCCTGGACGAGCGCCACGCTCCCCGGCGCGATGGCAGCACTGGTCGTCTGGGGCTTGACCGGGTGGGGTCTGCTCGCCCCGCAAACGCACCGCCTCGTCACCGTCAGGCCATCCGCGGCGCCACTGCTGTCCGGGCTCGCCTCGGCCACTGTGTACGTCGCCGTCTCCGCATCAGGCGTCACGGGGCAGCTCGGCCTCGCTCTCGTCGGTCCCTACCGGCTGGGCGTCGTCGGAGCGGTGCTGATCGTGCTCGGCCTCGTGACCGCGGAGGCGGCCCATCGGCTCATCTCCCGCCGAACGATTCCGCGGCCTGCGCCCACCGTCGACCCAACTCTTCTGCCCGCCGACGACACGACACGAGGAGAGAGATGA
- the coaBC gene encoding bifunctional phosphopantothenoylcysteine decarboxylase/phosphopantothenate--cysteine ligase CoaBC translates to MPAASPARVVLGVTGGIAAYKACVLLRMLVESGHSVRVVPTESALRFVGEATWAALSGQPVHTRVWDDVHEVPHVRLGKDVDLVVVAPATADVLAKAAHGLADDLLTSTLLTARCPVVFAPAMHTEMWEHPATQENVATLRRRGALVLEPAEGRLTGPDTGKGRLPEPEEIFDVCQVALARGTEGLRRDLVGRRVVVSAGGTREFLDPVRFLGNRSSGRQGYALARAAALRGARVTLVAANTTLPDPAGVAVTRVVSTREMRDAVLAEAQDADAVVMAAAPADFRPADYSEHKIKKSGQDTARIVELVENPDILAELSKNRPRPDLVVVGFAAETGDAHAGVLDHGRAKLAAKGCDLLVVNEVGPDKGFESPENEAVILGADGSETVVPRASKDILAHRVWDLVVRTWSTTG, encoded by the coding sequence ATGCCAGCGGCGTCCCCAGCGAGGGTCGTGCTGGGCGTCACCGGCGGCATCGCGGCGTACAAGGCCTGCGTCCTGCTGCGGATGCTCGTCGAGTCCGGCCACAGCGTGCGCGTCGTGCCCACCGAGAGTGCCTTGCGTTTCGTGGGCGAGGCGACCTGGGCGGCACTCTCGGGCCAGCCCGTCCACACGCGGGTCTGGGATGACGTTCACGAGGTGCCGCACGTTCGCCTGGGCAAGGACGTTGACCTCGTCGTCGTGGCCCCGGCTACCGCCGACGTGTTGGCGAAGGCCGCCCACGGGCTGGCCGACGATCTCCTGACGTCCACCTTGCTGACCGCGCGGTGCCCTGTCGTCTTCGCGCCGGCGATGCACACCGAGATGTGGGAGCACCCAGCGACGCAGGAGAACGTCGCGACGCTGCGGCGCAGGGGAGCGCTCGTCCTGGAGCCCGCCGAGGGGCGGCTCACCGGCCCGGACACCGGAAAGGGTCGGCTCCCCGAGCCCGAGGAGATCTTCGACGTCTGCCAGGTTGCCCTGGCACGGGGCACGGAGGGCCTGCGCCGCGACCTCGTCGGCCGTCGCGTGGTGGTGAGCGCCGGAGGCACCCGGGAGTTCCTGGACCCGGTGCGCTTCCTCGGCAACCGCTCGTCCGGTCGGCAGGGCTACGCTCTCGCGCGCGCCGCGGCGTTGCGTGGCGCGCGTGTCACGCTCGTCGCGGCGAACACCACGCTTCCTGACCCGGCGGGCGTCGCCGTGACGCGGGTGGTGTCCACGCGTGAGATGCGTGACGCCGTTCTCGCCGAGGCGCAGGACGCCGACGCGGTCGTCATGGCCGCGGCGCCTGCCGATTTCCGCCCGGCGGACTACAGCGAGCACAAGATCAAGAAATCCGGTCAGGACACCGCACGCATCGTCGAGCTCGTCGAGAATCCCGACATCCTCGCGGAGCTGTCGAAGAACCGGCCCAGGCCCGATCTCGTCGTGGTCGGTTTCGCGGCGGAGACCGGAGACGCTCACGCCGGCGTGCTCGATCACGGCCGCGCCAAGCTCGCGGCCAAGGGCTGTGACCTGCTCGTCGTCAACGAGGTGGGCCCCGACAAGGGGTTCGAGTCGCCGGAGAACGAGGCCGTGATTCTGGGCGCGGACGGCTCGGAGACGGTCGTTCCTCGCGCCTCGAAGGACATCCTGGCCCACCGTGTCTGGGACCTCGTGGTCCGCACGTGGTCGACCACCGGGTGA
- a CDS encoding PaaI family thioesterase yields the protein MRSLPDLENTGAFLRTLGLTLTEVTGHRVLGYAELGPEHDTPWGVVHGGVYTAIVETAASVGASAHVLDRDQFAVGVNNNTDFLRAAPHGRLDVVAEPIHQGRVQQLWHVTLTAGNRTVARGTVRLHHVPLRDT from the coding sequence ATGAGAAGTCTCCCCGATCTCGAGAACACCGGCGCCTTCCTGCGGACCCTCGGTCTCACGCTCACCGAGGTCACCGGGCACCGCGTGCTCGGCTACGCCGAGCTCGGTCCCGAGCACGACACCCCATGGGGTGTCGTCCACGGCGGTGTCTACACCGCCATCGTCGAGACCGCCGCGAGCGTCGGGGCCTCGGCCCACGTGCTCGACCGTGACCAGTTCGCCGTGGGCGTCAACAACAACACCGACTTCCTGCGGGCGGCGCCGCATGGCCGACTCGACGTGGTGGCCGAGCCGATCCACCAAGGACGCGTCCAGCAGTTGTGGCACGTCACCCTGACGGCCGGGAACCGGACGGTCGCCCGCGGCACCGTGCGGCTTCACCACGTCCCGCTTCGAGACACCTGA